A genomic region of Silurus meridionalis isolate SWU-2019-XX chromosome 7, ASM1480568v1, whole genome shotgun sequence contains the following coding sequences:
- the aatkb gene encoding serine/threonine-protein kinase LMTK1 isoform X1: MHAALALLIMSASYFSPGFALSSHFDSDGVPLSELSWSSSLAVVAVSFSGLFTFIFLMLACLCCKKGEIGFKEFENAEGDECQADMSTLASPASASSPDVYVLPLSEVSLPVSKQPSRSVQLLKSTDASHHSLLYIKEIGHGWFGKVLLGEVTSGLSSTQVVVKELKTSASIQDQMHFLEEAQPYRSLQHPALVQCLAQCTEVTPYLLIMEFCPLGDVKGYLRSCRTTDSVTPDPLLLQRMACQISSGLLHLHKHDYSHSDLALRNCLLTSDVSVKIGDYGLSHSKYKDDYFVTSDQTWVPLRWIAPELVDDVHGNLLVADQTKQSNIWSLGITIWELFELGNQPYRHYSDRQVLSFAVKDQQLKLPKPLLQFPLSDRWYEVMQFCWLQSDQRPNAEEVHLLLSYLCAKGASEAEEDFERRWNSMRPNMSHGSLHGAGPLTLEMPQSLTASSLFPLLEQFSAGDCYQSESGDDILTVTETSHGLNFEYKWEQARAKQPYPSSSTTGTLGQGNPHCQEVYYPPGGMVGGCAIDGLTLGVSPQYYDPKQLHTPGVVPVLSAHSPSVNSEYYIRIEEPVERNIEMEYTMCSYSPEFGDSNGSFLTGSGDSGDCINCPSKSKPIETYWSADIHKNSAYDSDSSPTMSLTMEPLLGQVTDSSPLRPWESGHYVSYKDRDGGYYYEHSPPLGMDHYLIGGRSEPMRESWGSRSLRQALGELEEPLGISTSLGSPPQGYGDPYLESSHGSVIGKNVIGGYYDMMGSLRKIMPGNHSVCIDMEPGGAVFVGQDDSDSEEEEDIFIERQAMGWSTNHSTKHLSLSRGQSLKQDAYADFHYTMPMTDVEDAWPENHSLPYRSTKTHNYLEGRAKSNTCPVHGRQASVSSAEGSSYIHLCPEPREAEVYPVPCCQALSNSHFVDPLTGSLVRNCFMNDPISDKNTGIPSRNPQTGQAALTAGHINSKSETAKTNLKQAEHSGLIDTGVVEGIFKQDRNEQQDASQINTKTEVVTITQQVEKPLPEISSKEPESDRSLMVDSGVEHGNSSTSLVEIENCSDDDTTDVTSGIFGDFPGDYAETADYPSPSFKSLQKQVGTPDSMDSIDLPSTAGSSETLSPTSLHPSNSPKAMDSGYDTENNESPEFVLKEPHEPQETNTCIQPIGMSVADSCPVIKSKEVDGAMDDTKQEVVEEEVTMKTSQSTERLTVLSENTPYRDSAYFSDSDAVKDKDSDEDREKGIDDLESKQEKAMQAIDQKTLSIPVVEQEKEKSNFQETEDNSENTYNDIQEGAPKSLDSEENEMVSNQSPEPSIISSISPDIVECPINDTDQDEGFDLNSDDPPEVPSESNLHDLTDLPFSNNTQENQTTEETDGTITLEPPSLVEDTNVETCFDTLIIANEVNQEKQVTEEATSSINPEELSVQDNNEIVKMPISDSTETISIDKIVNKPDGNAKRSTRPSSPPPLPSPEGRGSLIERGEADDEDRDSEDSDESDEELRTYSIHEQSEESDDEIFPVPIIVSDCSDAHKLRSILKMPSLCIDNLGDEFVSKNKVVSFFDDVTCYLFDQESPTGELSEHAFPLGGETRTKDTRCTVSNQQEKANSTDDSSDGNISEESTGYEWDDDFSLLPLPTSSKDSPPDIKAKPSLPPSATNNKPVVKFSRFTVSPSPISRFSITHVSDSDIDSAGGSSEDGDRE; encoded by the exons TCCAACTCCTGAAGTCCACAGATGCGTCTCACCACAGTTTGCTCTACATTAAAGAGATTGGGCATGGATGGTTTGGCAAG GTGTTGTTGGGGGAGGTAACCTCTGGCCTCAGCAGTACTCAGGTGGTGGTGAAGGAGCTCAAGACAAGTGCCAGTATTCAGGACCAGATGCATTTCTTGGAGGAAGCACAGCCTTACAg ATCACTACAGCATCCTGCTCTAGTGCAGTGTTTGGCTCAATGTACCGAAGTTACACCCTACCTGCTGATCATGGAGTTCTGTCCTTTG GGTGATGTGAAAGGTTATCTTCGTAGCTGCAGAACCACAGACTCTGTGACTCCTGATCCTTTGCTCCTTCAACGAATGGCTTGTCAGATCTCTTCTGGTCTTCTGCATCTCCACAAACATGACTATAGCCACAG TGATCTTGCTTTGAGAAATTGCCTTCTGACATCAGATGTTTCTGTCAAGATCGGAGACTATGGCCTGTCACACAGCAAGTATAAG GATGATTACTTTGTAACATCAGATCAGACCTGGGTACCATTACGCTGGATTGCCCCAGAACTGGTGGATGACGTTCATGGCAACCTACTGGTGGCggaccaaacaaaacaaagcaacatTTG gTCTCTTGGGATAACTATCTGGGAGTTGTTTGAGTTAGGAAACCAGCCTTATCGACACTATTCTGACAGGCAGGTCCTCAGCTTTGCTGTGAAAGACCAACAACTTAAACTGCCAAAGCCACTGCTTCAGTTTCCTCTTTCTGATCGCTG gTATGAAGTGATGCAGTTTTGTTGGCTGCAATCAGATCAGAGGCCTAATGCTGAGGAGGTTCACCTACTGCTCAGTTACCTCTGTGCCAAAGGTGCCAGTGAGGCAGAAGAAGATTTTGAAAGACGCTGGAACTCAATGAGACCTAACATGTCTCATGGCAGTCTGCATGGGGCTGGTCCCCTGACCCTGGAGATGCCACAATCCTTGACAGCCTCATCCTTATTCCCCTTACTGGAGCAATTTTCAGCTGGTGATTGCTACCAGTCAGAGTCGGGGGATGACATTCTCACAGTTACTGAGACCAGTCACGGTCTGAACTTTGAATACAAATGGGAACAAGCAAGAGCTAAACAGCCTTATCCGTCCTCATCCACCACTGGAACATTAGGTCAAGGGAATCCCCATTGCCAGGAGGTCTATTACCCTCCAGGAGGTATGGTAGGTGGATGTGCGATTGATGGACTCACTTTGGGGGTTTCTCCCCAATACTATGACCCCAAGCAATTACACACTCCAGGCGTTGTTCCAGTTCTCAGTGCACATAGCCCATCAGTGAATAGTGAATATTATATTCGTATTGAAGAGCCAGTAGAACGCAATATTGAGATGGAATACACAATGTGTTCGTACAGCCCTGAATTTGGGGACAGCAATGGCAGCTTTCTCACTGGTAGTGGAGACTCAGGGGATTGTATAAACTGTCCTTCGAAAAGCAAACCTATTGAAACATACTGGTCAGCTGACATTCATAAAAACAGTGCCTATGATTCAGACAGCAGTCCGACCATGTCTTTAACAATGGAGCCACTTCTAGGTCAGGTAACTGATTCTAGCCCACTTAGGCCCTGGGAATCAGGCCATTATGTATCATACAAAGACAGGGATGGAGGCTATTACTATGAGCACTCACCACCTCTGGGTATGGATCACTACCTGATTGGAGGCCGGTCAGAACCCATGAGAGAGAGCTGGGGGTCACGAAGCCTGAGACAGGCACTAGGTGAGCTAGAAGAACCCTTGGGGATCTCCACCTCTCTTGGCAGTCCCCCACAGGGCTATGGTGACCCTTACCTAGAGAGCAGCCATGGGTCAGTAATAGGGAAGAATGTAATTGGAGGATATTATGACATGATGGGCTCTTTGAGAAAGATCATGCCAGGGAACCACTCAGTGTGTATTGACATGGAACCAGGGGGAGCTGTGTTTGTGGGACAGGATGACAGTGATtcagaagaggaggaggatatATTCATTGAAAGGCAGGCAATGGGCTGGTCCACAAACCACTCaacaaaacatttaagtttgtcTCGTGGACAGTCATTGAAGCAAGATGCATATGCAGACTTTCATTACACTATGCCAATGACGGATGTTGAGGATGCTTGGCCAGAGAACCACAGTCTCCCATACCGCTCTACCAAAACACATAACTACCTGGAAGGCAGAGCCAAAAGCAACACTTGCCCTGTGCATGGTAGACAAGCATCAGTATCATCAGCAGAAGGCAGCTCCTATATTCATCTATGTCCTGAACCCAGAGAAGCTGAGGTGTACCCGGTACCTTGTTGTCAGGCATTGAGCAATTCCCATTTTGTAGATCCTCTTACAGGATCATTAGTAAGAAATTGTTTTATGAATGACCCTATTTCAGACAAAAACACAGGCATACCAAGCAGGAACCCACAGACAGGCCAAGCCGCTCTAACTGCTGGACATATAAATTCCAAATCAGAGacagcaaaaacaaatttaaaacaggCCGAGCACTCAGGACTGATTGACACTGGAGTCGTAGAGGGAATTTTTAAACAAGACCGTAATGAACAACAAGACGCTAGTcaaattaacacaaaaacagaggTTGTAACCATAACTCAACAGGTGGAGAAACCCCTACCTGAGATCTCTTCTAAAGAGCCTGAATCAGATAGAAGCTTAATGGTGGACAGTGGTGTGGAACATGGAAATTCCAGCACCAGCCTGGTGGAAATTGAAAATTGTAGTGATGATGACACCACAGATGTCACCTCTGGGATTTTTGGTGATTTCCCAGGGGATTATGCAGAGACAGCTGACTACCCCTCCCCttcattcaagtcattgcaaaAGCAAGTAGGTACACCTGACTCAATGGATTCCATTGATTTGCCATCTACTGCAGGCTCCAGTGAGACTCTGAGCCCAACCTCTCTTCATCCTTCAAATTCGCCCAAAGCTATGGATAGTGGCTATGACACAGAGAACAACGAATCTCCTGAATTCGTCCTCAAAGAGCCCCATGAACCACAAGAAACCAACACATGTATCCAGCCAATTGGGATGTCAGTTGCTGACTCATGTCCAGTAATAAAATCAAAAGAAGTAGATGGGGCAATGGATGACACAAAACAAGAGGTTGTGGAGGAAGAAGTAACCATGAAAACATCTCAGAGCACTGAAAGGCTGACTGTACTAAGTGAGAACACCCCATACAGGGATTCTGCTTacttttctgattctgatgcaGTGAAAGATAAAGATAGTGatgaagacagagagaaaggtaTTGATGATCTTGAGAGCAAGCAGGAGAAAGCAATGCAAGCAATAGATCAAAAAACATTATCAATACCAGTGGTagaacaagagaaagaaaagtcaAATTTTCAGGAGACAGAAGACAACAGTGAAAATACCTACAATGATATTCAGGAAGGGGCTCCAAAATCTCTAGACTCAGAAGAAAATGAAATGGTTTCCAATCAATCCCCTGAACCAAGTATAATTTCCTCTATTTCTCCTGACATAGTTGAATGCCCTATAAATGACACTGACCAGGATGAAGGCTTTGACCTGAATTCTGATGACCCCCCAGAAGTGCCATCTGAGAGTAATTTACATGATTTAACTGACTTGCCATTTTCTAATAACACACAAGAAAACCAAACAACAGAGGAAACAGACGGCACCATTACTTTGGAACCACCGAGTTTAGTTGAGGACACTAATGTTGAGACATGTTTTGATACCTTAATCATTGCAAATGAAGTGAACCAGGAGAAGCAAGTCACTGAAGAAGCCACATCCAGCATAAATCCAGAAGAACTATCAGTTCAGGACAACAATGAAATAGTAAAGATGCCTATATCAGATTCAACTGAGACTATTTCAATAGATAAAATTGTCAACAAGCCAGATGGTAATGCAAAACGCTCCACTCGTCCTTCTTCACCTCCTCCTCTCCCATCGCCTGAGGGACGAGGGTCCCTAATAGAGCGAGGAGAAGCTGATGATGAGGACAGGGATTCAGAGGACAGTGATGAATCAGATGAGGAGCTGCGCACCTACAGTATCCACGAGCAGAGTGAAGAGAGTGATGATGAAATCTTTCCAGTGCCCATCATTGTGAGCGACTGCAGTGATGCACACAAACTCAGAAGCATCCTCAAGATGCCCAGCCTGTGTATCGATAACCTTGGTGATGAGTTTGTGTCTAAGAATAAGGTGGTGTCCTTCTTTGATGATGTCACCTGTTACTTGTTTGACCAA GAAAGTCCAACTGGAGAACTATCAGAACATGCCTTTCCCCTGGGTGGTGAAACAAGGACAAAGGATACAAGGTGCACAGTATCGAACCAGCAGGAAAAGGCAAATTCCACTGATGACTCTTCAGATGGAAACATTTCAGAAGAGA GTACAGGGTATGAGTGGGACGATGATTTCTCTTTGCTGCCACTACCAACTTCCTCTAAGGATTCACCCCCAGACATCAAGGCTAAACCAAGCCTTCCACCCAGTGCAACAAATAACAAGCCTGTAGTTAAATTCTCACGTTTCACAGTTTCTCCATCCCCAATTTCACGTTTCTCAATCACTCATGTTTCGGACTCAGATATCGATTCTGCAGGAg GAAGCAGCGAGGACGGGGATAGAGAATGA
- the aatkb gene encoding serine/threonine-protein kinase LMTK1 isoform X2, protein MSTLASPASASSPDVYVLPLSEVSLPVSKQPSRSVQLLKSTDASHHSLLYIKEIGHGWFGKVLLGEVTSGLSSTQVVVKELKTSASIQDQMHFLEEAQPYRSLQHPALVQCLAQCTEVTPYLLIMEFCPLGDVKGYLRSCRTTDSVTPDPLLLQRMACQISSGLLHLHKHDYSHSDLALRNCLLTSDVSVKIGDYGLSHSKYKDDYFVTSDQTWVPLRWIAPELVDDVHGNLLVADQTKQSNIWSLGITIWELFELGNQPYRHYSDRQVLSFAVKDQQLKLPKPLLQFPLSDRWYEVMQFCWLQSDQRPNAEEVHLLLSYLCAKGASEAEEDFERRWNSMRPNMSHGSLHGAGPLTLEMPQSLTASSLFPLLEQFSAGDCYQSESGDDILTVTETSHGLNFEYKWEQARAKQPYPSSSTTGTLGQGNPHCQEVYYPPGGMVGGCAIDGLTLGVSPQYYDPKQLHTPGVVPVLSAHSPSVNSEYYIRIEEPVERNIEMEYTMCSYSPEFGDSNGSFLTGSGDSGDCINCPSKSKPIETYWSADIHKNSAYDSDSSPTMSLTMEPLLGQVTDSSPLRPWESGHYVSYKDRDGGYYYEHSPPLGMDHYLIGGRSEPMRESWGSRSLRQALGELEEPLGISTSLGSPPQGYGDPYLESSHGSVIGKNVIGGYYDMMGSLRKIMPGNHSVCIDMEPGGAVFVGQDDSDSEEEEDIFIERQAMGWSTNHSTKHLSLSRGQSLKQDAYADFHYTMPMTDVEDAWPENHSLPYRSTKTHNYLEGRAKSNTCPVHGRQASVSSAEGSSYIHLCPEPREAEVYPVPCCQALSNSHFVDPLTGSLVRNCFMNDPISDKNTGIPSRNPQTGQAALTAGHINSKSETAKTNLKQAEHSGLIDTGVVEGIFKQDRNEQQDASQINTKTEVVTITQQVEKPLPEISSKEPESDRSLMVDSGVEHGNSSTSLVEIENCSDDDTTDVTSGIFGDFPGDYAETADYPSPSFKSLQKQVGTPDSMDSIDLPSTAGSSETLSPTSLHPSNSPKAMDSGYDTENNESPEFVLKEPHEPQETNTCIQPIGMSVADSCPVIKSKEVDGAMDDTKQEVVEEEVTMKTSQSTERLTVLSENTPYRDSAYFSDSDAVKDKDSDEDREKGIDDLESKQEKAMQAIDQKTLSIPVVEQEKEKSNFQETEDNSENTYNDIQEGAPKSLDSEENEMVSNQSPEPSIISSISPDIVECPINDTDQDEGFDLNSDDPPEVPSESNLHDLTDLPFSNNTQENQTTEETDGTITLEPPSLVEDTNVETCFDTLIIANEVNQEKQVTEEATSSINPEELSVQDNNEIVKMPISDSTETISIDKIVNKPDGNAKRSTRPSSPPPLPSPEGRGSLIERGEADDEDRDSEDSDESDEELRTYSIHEQSEESDDEIFPVPIIVSDCSDAHKLRSILKMPSLCIDNLGDEFVSKNKVVSFFDDVTCYLFDQESPTGELSEHAFPLGGETRTKDTRCTVSNQQEKANSTDDSSDGNISEESTGYEWDDDFSLLPLPTSSKDSPPDIKAKPSLPPSATNNKPVVKFSRFTVSPSPISRFSITHVSDSDIDSAGGSSEDGDRE, encoded by the exons TCCAACTCCTGAAGTCCACAGATGCGTCTCACCACAGTTTGCTCTACATTAAAGAGATTGGGCATGGATGGTTTGGCAAG GTGTTGTTGGGGGAGGTAACCTCTGGCCTCAGCAGTACTCAGGTGGTGGTGAAGGAGCTCAAGACAAGTGCCAGTATTCAGGACCAGATGCATTTCTTGGAGGAAGCACAGCCTTACAg ATCACTACAGCATCCTGCTCTAGTGCAGTGTTTGGCTCAATGTACCGAAGTTACACCCTACCTGCTGATCATGGAGTTCTGTCCTTTG GGTGATGTGAAAGGTTATCTTCGTAGCTGCAGAACCACAGACTCTGTGACTCCTGATCCTTTGCTCCTTCAACGAATGGCTTGTCAGATCTCTTCTGGTCTTCTGCATCTCCACAAACATGACTATAGCCACAG TGATCTTGCTTTGAGAAATTGCCTTCTGACATCAGATGTTTCTGTCAAGATCGGAGACTATGGCCTGTCACACAGCAAGTATAAG GATGATTACTTTGTAACATCAGATCAGACCTGGGTACCATTACGCTGGATTGCCCCAGAACTGGTGGATGACGTTCATGGCAACCTACTGGTGGCggaccaaacaaaacaaagcaacatTTG gTCTCTTGGGATAACTATCTGGGAGTTGTTTGAGTTAGGAAACCAGCCTTATCGACACTATTCTGACAGGCAGGTCCTCAGCTTTGCTGTGAAAGACCAACAACTTAAACTGCCAAAGCCACTGCTTCAGTTTCCTCTTTCTGATCGCTG gTATGAAGTGATGCAGTTTTGTTGGCTGCAATCAGATCAGAGGCCTAATGCTGAGGAGGTTCACCTACTGCTCAGTTACCTCTGTGCCAAAGGTGCCAGTGAGGCAGAAGAAGATTTTGAAAGACGCTGGAACTCAATGAGACCTAACATGTCTCATGGCAGTCTGCATGGGGCTGGTCCCCTGACCCTGGAGATGCCACAATCCTTGACAGCCTCATCCTTATTCCCCTTACTGGAGCAATTTTCAGCTGGTGATTGCTACCAGTCAGAGTCGGGGGATGACATTCTCACAGTTACTGAGACCAGTCACGGTCTGAACTTTGAATACAAATGGGAACAAGCAAGAGCTAAACAGCCTTATCCGTCCTCATCCACCACTGGAACATTAGGTCAAGGGAATCCCCATTGCCAGGAGGTCTATTACCCTCCAGGAGGTATGGTAGGTGGATGTGCGATTGATGGACTCACTTTGGGGGTTTCTCCCCAATACTATGACCCCAAGCAATTACACACTCCAGGCGTTGTTCCAGTTCTCAGTGCACATAGCCCATCAGTGAATAGTGAATATTATATTCGTATTGAAGAGCCAGTAGAACGCAATATTGAGATGGAATACACAATGTGTTCGTACAGCCCTGAATTTGGGGACAGCAATGGCAGCTTTCTCACTGGTAGTGGAGACTCAGGGGATTGTATAAACTGTCCTTCGAAAAGCAAACCTATTGAAACATACTGGTCAGCTGACATTCATAAAAACAGTGCCTATGATTCAGACAGCAGTCCGACCATGTCTTTAACAATGGAGCCACTTCTAGGTCAGGTAACTGATTCTAGCCCACTTAGGCCCTGGGAATCAGGCCATTATGTATCATACAAAGACAGGGATGGAGGCTATTACTATGAGCACTCACCACCTCTGGGTATGGATCACTACCTGATTGGAGGCCGGTCAGAACCCATGAGAGAGAGCTGGGGGTCACGAAGCCTGAGACAGGCACTAGGTGAGCTAGAAGAACCCTTGGGGATCTCCACCTCTCTTGGCAGTCCCCCACAGGGCTATGGTGACCCTTACCTAGAGAGCAGCCATGGGTCAGTAATAGGGAAGAATGTAATTGGAGGATATTATGACATGATGGGCTCTTTGAGAAAGATCATGCCAGGGAACCACTCAGTGTGTATTGACATGGAACCAGGGGGAGCTGTGTTTGTGGGACAGGATGACAGTGATtcagaagaggaggaggatatATTCATTGAAAGGCAGGCAATGGGCTGGTCCACAAACCACTCaacaaaacatttaagtttgtcTCGTGGACAGTCATTGAAGCAAGATGCATATGCAGACTTTCATTACACTATGCCAATGACGGATGTTGAGGATGCTTGGCCAGAGAACCACAGTCTCCCATACCGCTCTACCAAAACACATAACTACCTGGAAGGCAGAGCCAAAAGCAACACTTGCCCTGTGCATGGTAGACAAGCATCAGTATCATCAGCAGAAGGCAGCTCCTATATTCATCTATGTCCTGAACCCAGAGAAGCTGAGGTGTACCCGGTACCTTGTTGTCAGGCATTGAGCAATTCCCATTTTGTAGATCCTCTTACAGGATCATTAGTAAGAAATTGTTTTATGAATGACCCTATTTCAGACAAAAACACAGGCATACCAAGCAGGAACCCACAGACAGGCCAAGCCGCTCTAACTGCTGGACATATAAATTCCAAATCAGAGacagcaaaaacaaatttaaaacaggCCGAGCACTCAGGACTGATTGACACTGGAGTCGTAGAGGGAATTTTTAAACAAGACCGTAATGAACAACAAGACGCTAGTcaaattaacacaaaaacagaggTTGTAACCATAACTCAACAGGTGGAGAAACCCCTACCTGAGATCTCTTCTAAAGAGCCTGAATCAGATAGAAGCTTAATGGTGGACAGTGGTGTGGAACATGGAAATTCCAGCACCAGCCTGGTGGAAATTGAAAATTGTAGTGATGATGACACCACAGATGTCACCTCTGGGATTTTTGGTGATTTCCCAGGGGATTATGCAGAGACAGCTGACTACCCCTCCCCttcattcaagtcattgcaaaAGCAAGTAGGTACACCTGACTCAATGGATTCCATTGATTTGCCATCTACTGCAGGCTCCAGTGAGACTCTGAGCCCAACCTCTCTTCATCCTTCAAATTCGCCCAAAGCTATGGATAGTGGCTATGACACAGAGAACAACGAATCTCCTGAATTCGTCCTCAAAGAGCCCCATGAACCACAAGAAACCAACACATGTATCCAGCCAATTGGGATGTCAGTTGCTGACTCATGTCCAGTAATAAAATCAAAAGAAGTAGATGGGGCAATGGATGACACAAAACAAGAGGTTGTGGAGGAAGAAGTAACCATGAAAACATCTCAGAGCACTGAAAGGCTGACTGTACTAAGTGAGAACACCCCATACAGGGATTCTGCTTacttttctgattctgatgcaGTGAAAGATAAAGATAGTGatgaagacagagagaaaggtaTTGATGATCTTGAGAGCAAGCAGGAGAAAGCAATGCAAGCAATAGATCAAAAAACATTATCAATACCAGTGGTagaacaagagaaagaaaagtcaAATTTTCAGGAGACAGAAGACAACAGTGAAAATACCTACAATGATATTCAGGAAGGGGCTCCAAAATCTCTAGACTCAGAAGAAAATGAAATGGTTTCCAATCAATCCCCTGAACCAAGTATAATTTCCTCTATTTCTCCTGACATAGTTGAATGCCCTATAAATGACACTGACCAGGATGAAGGCTTTGACCTGAATTCTGATGACCCCCCAGAAGTGCCATCTGAGAGTAATTTACATGATTTAACTGACTTGCCATTTTCTAATAACACACAAGAAAACCAAACAACAGAGGAAACAGACGGCACCATTACTTTGGAACCACCGAGTTTAGTTGAGGACACTAATGTTGAGACATGTTTTGATACCTTAATCATTGCAAATGAAGTGAACCAGGAGAAGCAAGTCACTGAAGAAGCCACATCCAGCATAAATCCAGAAGAACTATCAGTTCAGGACAACAATGAAATAGTAAAGATGCCTATATCAGATTCAACTGAGACTATTTCAATAGATAAAATTGTCAACAAGCCAGATGGTAATGCAAAACGCTCCACTCGTCCTTCTTCACCTCCTCCTCTCCCATCGCCTGAGGGACGAGGGTCCCTAATAGAGCGAGGAGAAGCTGATGATGAGGACAGGGATTCAGAGGACAGTGATGAATCAGATGAGGAGCTGCGCACCTACAGTATCCACGAGCAGAGTGAAGAGAGTGATGATGAAATCTTTCCAGTGCCCATCATTGTGAGCGACTGCAGTGATGCACACAAACTCAGAAGCATCCTCAAGATGCCCAGCCTGTGTATCGATAACCTTGGTGATGAGTTTGTGTCTAAGAATAAGGTGGTGTCCTTCTTTGATGATGTCACCTGTTACTTGTTTGACCAA GAAAGTCCAACTGGAGAACTATCAGAACATGCCTTTCCCCTGGGTGGTGAAACAAGGACAAAGGATACAAGGTGCACAGTATCGAACCAGCAGGAAAAGGCAAATTCCACTGATGACTCTTCAGATGGAAACATTTCAGAAGAGA GTACAGGGTATGAGTGGGACGATGATTTCTCTTTGCTGCCACTACCAACTTCCTCTAAGGATTCACCCCCAGACATCAAGGCTAAACCAAGCCTTCCACCCAGTGCAACAAATAACAAGCCTGTAGTTAAATTCTCACGTTTCACAGTTTCTCCATCCCCAATTTCACGTTTCTCAATCACTCATGTTTCGGACTCAGATATCGATTCTGCAGGAg GAAGCAGCGAGGACGGGGATAGAGAATGA